In a single window of the Thermus amyloliquefaciens genome:
- a CDS encoding PaaI family thioesterase — MKAIQLYYPPEWAHCYGCGYLNPMGLHLKTYWDGERQESRTAFTPSPHHTAIPGFVYGGLLASLVDCHSTATAAAAKAQAEGLDLETHPLRFVTASLKVDYLKPTPLGPELVLVGRAREVKGKKVVVETELYAADVLTVRGEAVLVQITEGFASKTPAAE, encoded by the coding sequence ATGAAGGCCATCCAGCTCTACTACCCCCCGGAGTGGGCCCACTGCTACGGGTGCGGCTACCTGAACCCCATGGGCCTGCACCTCAAGACCTACTGGGACGGGGAGCGCCAGGAAAGCCGCACCGCCTTCACCCCGAGCCCCCACCACACCGCCATCCCCGGGTTCGTCTACGGGGGGCTACTGGCCTCCCTGGTGGACTGCCACTCCACCGCCACCGCCGCCGCCGCCAAGGCCCAGGCGGAGGGGCTGGATCTGGAAACCCACCCCCTGCGCTTCGTGACCGCCAGCCTCAAGGTGGACTACCTGAAACCCACCCCCCTAGGCCCGGAGCTGGTCCTGGTGGGGCGGGCGCGGGAGGTGAAGGGCAAGAAGGTGGTGGTGGAGACCGAGCTTTACGCCGCGGACGTCCTCACGGTGCGGGGGGAGGCGGTCTTGGTCCAGATCACCGAGGGTTTTGCCAGTAAAACTCCAGCCGCCGAATGA
- a CDS encoding cobalamin B12-binding domain-containing protein, with protein sequence MDRRIRVLIAKPGLDGHDRGAKVVARALRDAGMEVIYTGLRQTPEMIVSAAIQEDVDAIGLSILSGAHMHYFREVKRLLEEQGASDILLFGGGIIPDEDVPKLKALGVAAVFGPGTSTQEIVDFLKRAVPERWQAQGLA encoded by the coding sequence ATGGACAGGCGCATACGGGTGCTCATCGCCAAGCCCGGGCTGGATGGCCACGACCGCGGGGCCAAGGTGGTGGCCCGGGCCCTAAGGGATGCCGGCATGGAGGTGATCTACACGGGGCTGCGGCAAACCCCGGAGATGATCGTGTCCGCAGCCATCCAGGAGGATGTGGACGCCATTGGGCTGTCCATTCTTTCGGGAGCCCACATGCACTACTTCCGGGAGGTCAAAAGGCTTTTGGAGGAACAAGGGGCCTCGGACATCCTCCTCTTCGGGGGAGGGATCATCCCCGATGAGGACGTGCCCAAGCTGAAGGCCCTGGGGGTGGCGGCGGTGTTCGGCCCTGGGACCAGCACCCAGGAGATCGTGGACTTCCTGAAGCGGGCGGTGCCGGAGCGCTGGCAGGCCCAGGGCTTAGCATGA
- a CDS encoding acyl-CoA mutase large subunit family protein has translation MRKKHDWLRETYQKSLEKMPERPVAHRTLSDIAPEPLYTPEDIGVLDPEYEEKRGYPGEYPYTRGVYGSMYRSKLWTMRMFAGFGTAEQTNERFKKLLKAGQTGLSVAFDLPTLMGYDSDHPLAKGEVGKCGVAVSSLADMEILFDGINLEEVTTSMTINSPANAIWAMYLAVAKKKGYDWKKLGGTIQNDILKEFIAQKEFIFPPEPSVKLVIDTFEWGPKNVPKWNFISVSGYHIREAGSTAVQELAWTLADGFAYVEAAIQRGLDVDEFAPRISFFFDVHNDFFEEIAKFRAARRIWAKEMRHRYGAKNPQSWMLRTHAQTAGVSLTAQQPLNNIARVAIQALAAVLGGTNSLHTDAYDEALALPTEESATIALRTQQIIAYETGVTHTIDPLAGSYYVEWLTDEMERQAMAIIEEIRRMGGVVRAIEEGYFLRELAEASYRYQQEVERKERIIVGVNAFTDEIPLKVPIQLVDPEVERVQAERLARVRRERDPKRVEEALAGLRRAAVEGQNTMPHFVECALAYCTLGEMMDVLREVYGTYQEPAYV, from the coding sequence ATGCGCAAGAAGCACGACTGGCTCAGGGAAACCTACCAGAAGAGCTTGGAGAAGATGCCCGAGAGGCCTGTGGCCCACCGCACCCTTTCGGACATCGCCCCAGAGCCCCTCTACACCCCAGAGGACATCGGCGTCCTGGACCCCGAGTACGAGGAGAAGCGGGGCTACCCCGGGGAGTACCCCTACACCCGCGGGGTCTACGGCTCCATGTACCGCTCCAAGCTCTGGACCATGCGCATGTTCGCCGGCTTCGGCACCGCCGAGCAGACCAACGAGCGCTTCAAGAAGCTCCTGAAGGCGGGCCAGACCGGGCTTTCCGTGGCCTTTGACCTCCCCACCCTCATGGGGTACGACTCCGACCACCCCCTCGCCAAGGGGGAGGTGGGGAAGTGCGGGGTGGCGGTCTCCAGCCTGGCGGACATGGAGATCCTCTTTGACGGGATCAACCTCGAGGAGGTCACCACCTCCATGACCATCAACAGCCCCGCCAACGCCATCTGGGCCATGTACCTGGCGGTGGCCAAGAAGAAGGGCTACGACTGGAAGAAGCTCGGGGGGACCATCCAAAACGACATCCTCAAGGAGTTCATCGCCCAGAAGGAGTTCATCTTCCCTCCCGAGCCCAGCGTGAAGCTGGTCATTGACACCTTTGAGTGGGGGCCCAAGAACGTCCCCAAGTGGAACTTCATCTCCGTTTCCGGCTACCACATCCGGGAGGCGGGGAGCACCGCCGTGCAGGAGCTGGCCTGGACCCTGGCGGATGGCTTTGCGTACGTGGAGGCGGCTATTCAGCGGGGCCTGGACGTGGACGAGTTCGCCCCCAGGATCAGCTTCTTCTTCGACGTCCACAACGACTTCTTTGAGGAGATCGCCAAGTTCCGCGCCGCCAGGCGCATCTGGGCCAAGGAGATGCGCCACCGCTACGGGGCCAAGAACCCCCAGAGCTGGATGCTCCGCACCCACGCCCAGACCGCCGGGGTCTCCCTCACCGCCCAGCAACCCCTCAACAACATCGCCCGGGTGGCCATCCAGGCCCTGGCCGCCGTCCTCGGGGGCACCAACAGCCTCCACACCGACGCCTACGACGAGGCCCTGGCCCTGCCCACGGAGGAGTCCGCCACCATCGCCCTCCGCACCCAGCAGATCATCGCCTACGAAACGGGCGTCACCCACACCATCGACCCCCTGGCGGGGAGCTACTACGTGGAGTGGCTCACCGACGAGATGGAACGCCAGGCCATGGCCATCATTGAGGAGATCCGCCGCATGGGGGGCGTGGTGCGGGCCATTGAGGAGGGCTACTTCCTCCGGGAACTGGCCGAGGCCAGCTACCGCTACCAGCAGGAGGTGGAGCGGAAGGAGAGGATCATCGTGGGGGTAAACGCCTTCACCGACGAGATTCCCCTCAAGGTCCCCATCCAGCTGGTGGACCCCGAGGTGGAAAGGGTGCAGGCGGAGCGCCTCGCCCGGGTGCGGCGGGAGCGCGACCCCAAGCGGGTGGAGGAGGCCCTTGCGGGCCTCAGGCGGGCCGCGGTGGAGGGGCAGAACACCATGCCCCACTTCGTGGAGTGCGCCCTGGCCTACTGCACCCTGGGGGAGATGATGGACGTCTTGCGGGAGGTCTACGGCACCTACCAGGAGCCAGCTTACGTTTAG
- a CDS encoding cation diffusion facilitator family transporter encodes MAENAARLSLVVALLVLGLKAFAYLLTGSVALLSDALESLVNVAAALLALLAIRFAQRPPDETHPFGHSKAEYFSAVLEGVLVVLAAFLIAKESIPRLLHPRPLGDLGPGLLVSLLASLINGLLAWHLLRQGRRLRSPALTADGYHVLSDVLTSVGVFAGVSLAWATGLWVLDPLLALLVAGDILLMGFRLVRQSVGGLMDEGLSPAEVSRIRKTIAEALGGRALEVHDLKTRKAGNRAFLEFHLVVPGSMTVEEAHRLCDELERALEESFPGLAVTIHVEPESERKR; translated from the coding sequence ATGGCCGAAAACGCCGCCCGGTTGAGCCTCGTCGTCGCCCTCCTCGTCTTGGGGCTCAAGGCCTTCGCCTACCTTCTCACGGGCTCGGTGGCCCTGCTCTCGGACGCCCTCGAGTCCCTGGTGAACGTGGCCGCGGCGCTTCTCGCCCTCCTGGCCATCCGCTTCGCCCAGCGTCCTCCCGACGAAACCCACCCCTTCGGCCACAGCAAGGCCGAATACTTCTCCGCGGTGCTGGAGGGAGTCCTGGTGGTGCTGGCCGCCTTTCTCATCGCCAAGGAATCCATCCCCCGCCTCCTTCATCCCAGGCCCCTAGGGGACCTGGGACCGGGCCTCCTGGTCAGCCTCTTGGCCTCCCTGATCAACGGCCTTCTCGCCTGGCACCTCCTCCGCCAGGGGAGGCGCCTGCGCTCCCCCGCCCTCACCGCCGACGGCTACCACGTGCTTTCCGACGTGCTCACCTCCGTGGGGGTTTTCGCCGGGGTAAGCCTTGCGTGGGCCACGGGGTTATGGGTGCTGGATCCCTTGCTGGCCCTTTTGGTGGCGGGGGACATCCTCCTCATGGGCTTCCGCCTGGTGCGCCAGTCCGTGGGAGGGCTTATGGATGAGGGGCTCTCCCCGGCGGAGGTGAGCCGGATCCGAAAAACCATCGCCGAGGCCTTGGGGGGAAGGGCCCTCGAGGTCCACGACCTCAAAACCCGCAAGGCGGGAAACCGGGCCTTTTTGGAGTTCCACCTGGTGGTGCCGGGGTCCATGACCGTGGAGGAAGCCCACCGGCTCTGCGACGAGCTGGAAAGGGCTTTGGAGGAAAGTTTCCCCGGGCTTGCCGTCACCATCCACGTGGAGCCCGAAAGCGAGCGGAAGCGCTAA
- the lysS gene encoding lysine--tRNA ligase, with protein sequence MNEQTRQRLLNLEALVEAGFQPYPYRYPKTHSAKEILSAKEGAPPESEWEEEVALAGRIVALRRMGKVTFAHLLDESGKIQLYFQKDLTPSYELLKKLDVGDILGVKGTVFTTKTGEITVKVLSWTPLVKSLHPLPDKWHGIKDKEVRYRQRYLDLIVNPEVREVFRRRTAMVRYIRRFFEERGFLEVETPILQPTTGGAEARPFKTYHNALDHEFYLRISLELYLKRLLVGGYEKVFEIGRNFRNEGIDHNHNPEFTMLEAYWAYADYQDMAQLVEELLSGLVLHLFGSYQVPYQGRVLDFKPPFRRISFVEALKEKAGLPFDPLDLERLRLWADAHHPELSQVPNYKLLDKLFGIYVEPELQDPTFVFDFPLAISPLAKRHREKPGLTERWDLYAGGMELAPAYSELNDPLDQRERFLEQARRRREGDEEAPEPDEDFLLALEYGMPPAAGLGLGLDRLAMILTDQPSLRDVLLFPLLKPKKEAVEGGV encoded by the coding sequence ATGAACGAGCAGACTCGGCAACGCTTACTCAACCTGGAAGCCCTGGTGGAGGCGGGTTTTCAACCCTACCCCTACCGGTATCCCAAGACCCACAGCGCAAAGGAAATCCTATCCGCCAAGGAGGGGGCTCCCCCGGAAAGCGAGTGGGAGGAAGAGGTGGCCCTGGCCGGGCGCATCGTGGCCTTGAGGCGCATGGGGAAGGTCACCTTTGCCCACCTCCTGGACGAAAGCGGCAAGATCCAGCTCTATTTTCAAAAGGACCTCACCCCAAGCTACGAGCTTTTGAAGAAGCTGGACGTGGGGGACATCCTGGGGGTCAAGGGCACGGTCTTCACCACCAAGACCGGGGAGATCACGGTGAAGGTCCTCTCCTGGACCCCCCTGGTGAAAAGCCTCCACCCCCTCCCCGACAAATGGCACGGGATCAAGGACAAGGAGGTGCGCTACCGGCAGCGCTACCTGGACCTCATCGTAAACCCTGAGGTGCGGGAGGTCTTTCGGCGGCGCACCGCCATGGTGCGCTACATCCGTCGCTTCTTTGAGGAGCGGGGGTTTTTGGAGGTGGAAACCCCCATCCTCCAGCCCACCACCGGTGGGGCGGAGGCCAGGCCTTTCAAGACCTACCACAACGCCCTAGACCACGAGTTTTACCTCCGTATCTCCTTGGAGCTCTACCTCAAGCGCCTCCTCGTCGGGGGGTACGAGAAGGTCTTTGAGATCGGGCGCAACTTCCGCAACGAGGGCATTGATCACAACCACAACCCCGAGTTCACCATGCTGGAGGCCTACTGGGCCTACGCGGACTACCAGGATATGGCCCAGCTGGTGGAGGAACTCCTTTCCGGCCTGGTCCTCCACCTCTTCGGCAGCTACCAGGTCCCCTACCAGGGGCGGGTGCTGGACTTCAAGCCGCCCTTCAGGCGCATCTCCTTCGTGGAGGCCCTGAAGGAGAAAGCGGGCCTTCCCTTTGACCCCCTGGACCTGGAGCGCCTAAGGCTTTGGGCCGACGCCCACCACCCCGAGCTTTCCCAGGTGCCGAACTATAAGCTTCTGGACAAGCTTTTCGGCATCTACGTGGAGCCCGAGCTCCAGGACCCCACCTTTGTCTTTGACTTCCCCCTGGCCATCAGCCCCCTGGCCAAGCGGCACCGGGAAAAGCCCGGGCTTACGGAACGCTGGGACCTCTATGCGGGAGGGATGGAGCTGGCCCCCGCCTACTCGGAGCTCAACGACCCCCTGGACCAAAGGGAGCGCTTCCTGGAGCAGGCCCGGCGCAGGCGCGAAGGGGACGAGGAAGCCCCGGAACCCGACGAGGACTTCCTGTTGGCCTTGGAATACGGCATGCCCCCGGCGGCAGGGCTTGGCCTGGGCCTAGACCGCCTGGCCATGATCCTCACCGACCAGCCCTCCTTGAGGGACGTCCTCCTCTTCCCCCTCCTCAAGCCCAAGAAGGAGGCGGTGGAAGGAGGGGTTTAG
- a CDS encoding GreA/GreB family elongation factor translates to MAREVKLTKAGYERLMQQLLQERERLQEATRILQELMESSDDYDDSGLEAAKQEKARIEARIDSLEDILSRAVIIEEAATEVIGLGSVVELEDPVTGERLEVQVVSPAEASVLETPMKISDASPMGKALLGHREGDVLSLDTPKGKKEFRVVSVRG, encoded by the coding sequence ATGGCGCGCGAGGTAAAGCTAACCAAAGCCGGTTACGAGCGGCTCATGCAGCAACTTCTGCAGGAAAGGGAACGCCTGCAAGAAGCCACCCGCATCCTGCAGGAGCTCATGGAGTCCTCCGATGACTACGACGATTCGGGGCTGGAGGCGGCCAAGCAAGAGAAGGCCCGCATTGAGGCCCGGATCGACAGCCTCGAGGACATCCTCTCCCGGGCGGTGATCATCGAGGAGGCCGCCACCGAGGTCATCGGCCTGGGCTCGGTGGTGGAGCTGGAAGACCCCGTCACCGGCGAGCGCCTGGAGGTGCAGGTGGTCTCCCCCGCCGAGGCCAGCGTCCTGGAAACCCCCATGAAGATCTCCGATGCCTCCCCCATGGGCAAAGCCCTCCTGGGCCACCGGGAGGGGGATGTGCTCAGCCTGGATACCCCCAAGGGCAAGAAGGAGTTCCGGGTGGTCTCGGTGCGCGGCTAA
- a CDS encoding diacylglycerol kinase, with the protein MGGVPPRPREDPRPLKGVWRSLGYAWEGILYAWRVQRNFRLEVCLGLLALGLALWLGVSPVPVLLASALVLSLELMNTALEALADLVSPVFHPLVKRAKDTAAAAVLLASFFALLVGLYLLLPPLLGRFGLS; encoded by the coding sequence TTGGGAGGGGTTCCGCCGCGTCCAAGAGAGGATCCTCGGCCTCTAAAGGGCGTCTGGCGCTCCCTGGGTTACGCCTGGGAGGGCATCCTGTACGCCTGGCGGGTGCAGCGCAACTTCCGCCTCGAGGTCTGCCTGGGCCTCCTGGCCCTGGGGCTCGCCCTGTGGCTAGGGGTGAGCCCCGTGCCGGTGCTTCTGGCCAGCGCCCTGGTGCTTTCCCTGGAACTCATGAACACCGCCCTCGAGGCCCTGGCGGACCTGGTGAGCCCCGTCTTCCACCCCCTGGTCAAACGGGCCAAGGACACGGCGGCAGCGGCGGTGCTTTTGGCCAGCTTCTTCGCCCTCCTGGTGGGCCTTTACCTCCTCTTGCCTCCCCTCCTCGGGCGGTTTGGGCTAAGCTAA
- the ybeY gene encoding rRNA maturation RNase YbeY, giving the protein MVEIVANKRPPRGLIPRLRRALSQLMEELGVGDKAVTVILTGDRRLRALKREWWGEDEATDVLSFPHYEPGDPFVPPHLGDIWISLDTARRQAEARGVPLEEEVLVLAAHGLWHLLGHDHQEEGDWEGFRRVQERILGL; this is encoded by the coding sequence GTGGTGGAGATCGTAGCCAATAAGCGCCCACCCCGGGGGCTTATCCCCAGGCTCCGCCGGGCCCTTTCCCAGCTGATGGAGGAACTGGGCGTGGGGGACAAGGCGGTCACGGTCATCCTCACCGGGGACCGCAGGCTCAGGGCCCTCAAGCGGGAGTGGTGGGGGGAGGACGAGGCCACGGATGTCCTCTCCTTTCCCCACTACGAACCCGGGGACCCCTTTGTACCCCCCCACCTTGGGGACATCTGGATCAGCCTGGACACGGCCAGGAGGCAGGCGGAGGCAAGGGGGGTTCCCCTGGAGGAGGAGGTCCTGGTCCTGGCGGCCCATGGGCTATGGCACCTCCTGGGCCACGACCACCAAGAGGAGGGGGATTGGGAGGGGTTCCGCCGCGTCCAAGAGAGGATCCTCGGCCTCTAA
- a CDS encoding PhoH family protein, translated as MARNPEEAQRLVIPLKPEETLAFLGQADRNLKKLRALLREAFGERLKLIVRGNQVELEGEGEAVGVAERAVRDLLALLRQGAELDPPTLEQAVALALQGEGLYQATTPETELALPGRLRPKTPGQRRYVEAIAHHDITFGIGPAGTGKTYLAVAMAVSHLRAKRVKRIILTRPAVEAGEKLGFLPGDIQAKVDPYLRPLYDALFDMIDAERFEQYLQSGIIEVAPLAFMRGRTLNDAFIILDEAQNTTPEQMKMFLTRMGFSSKMVITGDITQIDLPKHQRSGLVEATRILKGIEGIAFVYFKESDVVRHPLVARIIKAYEEAERGGDRSQ; from the coding sequence ATGGCACGAAATCCTGAAGAAGCCCAAAGGTTGGTAATCCCCCTCAAGCCCGAGGAAACCCTGGCCTTTTTGGGCCAGGCGGACCGCAACCTGAAGAAGCTCCGGGCCCTTCTGCGGGAGGCCTTCGGGGAACGGCTCAAACTCATCGTGCGGGGCAACCAGGTGGAGCTGGAGGGGGAAGGGGAGGCGGTGGGGGTGGCGGAAAGGGCCGTGCGGGACCTCCTGGCCCTCCTGCGACAGGGGGCCGAGCTGGACCCCCCCACCCTGGAACAGGCGGTGGCCTTGGCCCTGCAAGGGGAGGGCCTGTACCAGGCCACCACCCCGGAAACCGAACTGGCGCTCCCGGGACGCCTCAGGCCCAAAACCCCGGGGCAAAGGCGGTACGTGGAGGCCATCGCCCACCACGACATCACCTTCGGCATCGGCCCTGCCGGTACCGGGAAAACCTACCTGGCGGTGGCCATGGCGGTGAGCCACCTCAGGGCCAAGAGGGTCAAGCGCATCATCCTCACCCGGCCGGCGGTGGAGGCGGGGGAGAAGCTGGGGTTTCTGCCCGGGGACATCCAGGCCAAGGTGGACCCCTACCTCCGCCCCCTATACGACGCCCTCTTTGACATGATCGACGCCGAGCGCTTTGAGCAGTACCTCCAGTCCGGGATCATTGAGGTGGCCCCCCTGGCCTTCATGCGGGGCCGCACCCTGAACGACGCCTTCATCATCCTGGACGAGGCGCAAAACACCACCCCGGAGCAGATGAAGATGTTCCTCACCCGCATGGGCTTCTCCTCCAAGATGGTCATCACCGGGGACATCACCCAGATTGACCTGCCCAAGCACCAAAGGTCGGGGCTGGTGGAGGCCACCCGCATCCTGAAGGGCATTGAGGGCATCGCCTTCGTGTACTTCAAGGAATCCGACGTGGTGCGCCACCCCCTGGTGGCCCGCATCATCAAGGCCTACGAGGAAGCCGAGCGTGGTGGAGATCGTAGCCAATAA
- the floA gene encoding flotillin-like protein FloA (flotillin-like protein involved in membrane lipid rafts), translating into MEGLGILFLAFVVLILVFLFFSFIPVGLWISAWAAGVRVPLITLVAMRLRRVPPAKIIYPLIKATKAGLDVRLDRLEAHYLAGGNVDRVVDALIAADKAGIKLTFDRAAAIDLAGRDVLEAVRVSVNPKVIQTPMVAAVAKDGIQLLATARVTVRANIDRLVGGAGEETIIARVGEGIVTTIGSANSHKEVLENPDRISKTVLEKGLDAGTAFEILSVDIADVDVGKNIGAQLQIDQAEADKKIAQAKAEERRAMAVAAEQENRALVEAMRAKLVEAQAQVPLALAEALRAGRLGVMDYYRLKNIEADTDMRESISRAAKPEGEE; encoded by the coding sequence ATGGAAGGACTGGGCATACTCTTTCTGGCTTTTGTTGTTCTCATCCTCGTTTTTCTCTTCTTCAGCTTCATCCCGGTAGGCCTCTGGATCTCCGCCTGGGCCGCAGGGGTCAGGGTGCCCCTCATCACCCTGGTGGCCATGCGCCTAAGGCGGGTTCCCCCCGCCAAGATCATCTACCCCCTCATCAAGGCCACCAAGGCGGGGCTGGACGTGCGGTTGGACCGCCTCGAGGCCCACTACCTGGCAGGGGGCAACGTGGACCGGGTGGTGGACGCCCTCATCGCCGCGGACAAGGCGGGGATCAAGCTCACCTTTGACCGGGCGGCGGCCATAGACCTGGCGGGGCGGGACGTTTTGGAGGCGGTGCGGGTCTCCGTGAACCCCAAGGTGATCCAGACCCCCATGGTGGCCGCGGTGGCCAAGGACGGGATCCAGCTTCTCGCCACCGCCCGGGTAACGGTGAGGGCCAACATCGACCGCCTGGTGGGCGGGGCCGGGGAGGAGACCATCATCGCCCGGGTGGGGGAGGGCATCGTGACCACCATCGGCTCCGCCAACTCCCACAAGGAGGTCTTGGAAAACCCGGACCGCATCAGCAAGACCGTGCTGGAAAAGGGCCTGGACGCGGGCACCGCCTTTGAGATCCTCTCCGTGGACATCGCGGACGTGGACGTGGGCAAGAACATCGGCGCCCAACTCCAGATCGACCAGGCGGAGGCCGACAAGAAGATCGCCCAGGCCAAGGCGGAGGAGCGGCGGGCCATGGCCGTGGCCGCGGAGCAGGAGAACCGCGCCCTGGTGGAGGCCATGCGGGCCAAGCTGGTGGAGGCCCAGGCCCAGGTGCCCCTGGCCCTGGCGGAGGCCCTGCGCGCGGGAAGGCTTGGGGTCATGGACTACTACCGCCTGAAGAACATCGAGGCCGACACCGACATGCGGGAGTCCATCAGCCGGGCGGCCAAGCCCGAGGGTGAGGAATGA
- a CDS encoding NfeD family protein, with product MRAVKRLLALLLLLPLALGRTYLVPIQGEIDPALAVFVEQALDRAEREGASGVAFLIDTPGGRVDAAIRISDRILQTPLPTLAVVQNAFSAGALIALSCRQIAMLPGSEIGAALPVVALPLQQPQAADQKVISALKGKFRAVAEARGRPVELAEAMVDPSLEIPGLSAKGEPLTLSADKAVELKVADFKAGSLAEALRQGGYALETERLEPGPRVQVARFLTSSTVAGLLLALGLLLLLLELFTPGFGVMGALGLAFLALYFAGGWLAGLSGAFELILFFLGVALLLAEAFLFPGFGVAGALGVGAILASVYFTFGENALMVIGIAVIALGLGLLLVFRFLPRTRPARALVLESTIAEHATGDEVEVGAIGVALTDLRPGGVARFGNKRIDVVANRGFLPKGTTLRVVEVRGPTVVVEALEE from the coding sequence ATGAGGGCGGTGAAAAGGCTCCTTGCCCTTTTGCTCCTCCTTCCCCTAGCCCTGGGAAGGACCTACCTTGTCCCCATCCAGGGGGAGATCGACCCCGCCTTGGCCGTCTTCGTGGAGCAGGCCCTGGACCGGGCCGAACGGGAGGGGGCCAGTGGGGTGGCCTTCCTCATCGACACCCCCGGGGGCCGGGTGGACGCGGCCATCCGCATCTCCGACCGGATCCTGCAAACCCCCCTCCCCACCCTGGCCGTGGTGCAGAACGCCTTTTCCGCCGGGGCCCTCATCGCCCTCTCCTGCCGCCAGATCGCCATGCTCCCGGGCTCGGAGATCGGGGCGGCCCTGCCGGTGGTGGCCCTGCCCCTGCAGCAACCCCAGGCGGCGGACCAGAAGGTCATCTCCGCCCTCAAGGGCAAGTTCCGCGCCGTGGCGGAAGCCCGGGGCAGGCCGGTGGAGCTGGCCGAGGCCATGGTGGACCCCAGCCTGGAAATCCCCGGCCTCTCCGCCAAGGGGGAGCCCCTCACCCTTTCCGCCGACAAGGCGGTGGAGCTGAAGGTGGCGGACTTTAAGGCGGGAAGCCTGGCGGAGGCCCTGCGCCAGGGGGGCTACGCCCTGGAGACGGAAAGGCTGGAACCCGGCCCCAGGGTGCAGGTGGCCCGGTTCCTGACCAGCTCCACCGTGGCCGGGCTCCTCCTGGCCCTGGGGCTTTTGCTCCTCCTCCTGGAGCTTTTCACCCCGGGGTTTGGGGTCATGGGGGCCTTGGGCCTGGCCTTTTTGGCCCTTTACTTCGCAGGGGGGTGGCTCGCGGGGCTTTCCGGGGCCTTTGAGCTCATCCTCTTCTTCCTGGGGGTGGCCCTCCTCCTGGCGGAGGCCTTCCTCTTCCCCGGGTTCGGCGTCGCGGGCGCCCTTGGGGTGGGGGCCATCCTGGCCTCCGTGTACTTCACCTTCGGGGAGAACGCCCTCATGGTCATCGGCATCGCGGTGATCGCCCTGGGCCTTGGCCTCCTCCTGGTCTTTCGCTTCCTGCCCAGGACCCGGCCGGCAAGGGCCTTGGTGCTGGAAAGCACCATCGCGGAACACGCCACGGGGGACGAGGTGGAGGTGGGGGCCATCGGGGTGGCCCTCACGGACCTAAGGCCAGGGGGCGTGGCCCGCTTCGGCAACAAGCGCATCGACGTGGTGGCTAACCGGGGTTTCCTGCCCAAGGGCACCACCTTAAGGGTGGTGGAGGTGAGGGGGCCCACGGTGGTGGTGGAAGCCTTGGAGGAATGA
- the aroE gene encoding shikimate dehydrogenase, whose amino-acid sequence MLRLAVLGHPIAHSLSPAMHRYALGSLGLKGSYEAWETPLEALRDRLEQVRQGYRGVNLTIPLKEAALPLLDWVSPEARGIGAVNTVLSVEGRLLGFNTDAPGFLQALRAGGIPLEGPALVLGAGGAGRAVAWALREVGLEVWVWNRTGERALALAEAFGLRAVPLERAKEARLLVNATSVGLKDPGATPLPPEFLPAEGAAVDLVYRPLWTRFLREAQARGLKVQTGLPMLAWQGALAFRIWTGFLPDPKGMEEAARQALGEG is encoded by the coding sequence GTGCTACGCCTGGCGGTGTTGGGCCATCCCATAGCCCATTCCCTCTCCCCGGCCATGCACCGGTACGCCCTGGGCTCCCTGGGCCTTAAGGGGAGCTATGAGGCCTGGGAAACCCCCCTCGAGGCCCTAAGGGACCGCCTGGAGCAGGTGCGCCAGGGCTACCGGGGCGTGAACCTCACCATTCCCCTTAAGGAGGCGGCCTTGCCCCTTCTGGACTGGGTCTCCCCCGAGGCCCGGGGCATAGGGGCGGTGAACACGGTGCTCTCCGTGGAGGGGAGGCTCTTGGGCTTCAACACCGATGCCCCGGGGTTCCTCCAGGCCCTCAGGGCCGGGGGGATCCCCCTGGAGGGCCCCGCCTTGGTCCTGGGGGCGGGAGGGGCGGGGCGGGCGGTGGCCTGGGCCTTGAGGGAGGTGGGCCTCGAGGTCTGGGTCTGGAACCGCACCGGGGAAAGGGCCTTGGCCCTGGCGGAGGCGTTTGGGTTGAGGGCCGTGCCCTTGGAGCGGGCTAAGGAGGCCCGGCTCCTGGTGAACGCCACCAGCGTGGGGTTGAAGGATCCGGGGGCCACGCCCTTGCCCCCGGAGTTCCTTCCGGCGGAGGGGGCGGCGGTGGACCTGGTCTACCGCCCCCTCTGGACCCGCTTTCTGCGCGAGGCCCAGGCCCGGGGGCTCAAGGTGCAGACCGGGCTTCCCATGCTGGCCTGGCAGGGGGCCTTGGCCTTCCGCATCTGGACGGGCTTCCTCCCCGATCCAAAGGGTATGGAGGAGGCGGCCCGCCAGGCCCTGGGGGAGGGGTGA